From Streptomyces chrestomyceticus JCM 4735, one genomic window encodes:
- a CDS encoding helix-turn-helix domain-containing protein, translated as MSDTAAEPATGELPEDLPSVAPRLRELRRRTGLTLETAARRVGLSPAHLSRLETNQRQPSLPMLLALARMYGTTVSDLLGEAAPERDPIIRAARAEPSEAGGWTYWTLGGAGRAMQALRVHVPQRAQGDLVRVHPGEEWLYVLKGRLRLTLGETAHVLDPGDAAHFDSLTPHRIAAATRGGTELLFVHTLLQSGAAELCLGDTAPRRGL; from the coding sequence ATGAGCGACACCGCTGCCGAGCCCGCCACCGGCGAGCTGCCCGAGGACCTGCCCTCCGTCGCGCCCCGGCTGCGCGAGCTGCGGCGCCGTACCGGCCTCACGCTGGAGACCGCCGCCCGGCGGGTGGGCCTGTCGCCCGCGCACCTGTCGCGGCTGGAGACCAACCAACGACAGCCGTCGCTGCCGATGCTGCTCGCCCTGGCACGTATGTACGGAACAACGGTATCCGATCTGCTGGGCGAGGCGGCGCCGGAACGGGACCCGATCATCCGGGCCGCCCGCGCCGAGCCGTCCGAGGCGGGCGGCTGGACGTACTGGACCCTGGGCGGCGCCGGACGGGCCATGCAGGCCCTGCGGGTGCATGTGCCGCAGCGCGCGCAGGGCGACCTGGTGCGGGTGCACCCGGGCGAGGAGTGGCTCTACGTCCTCAAGGGGCGGCTGCGGCTCACGCTCGGCGAGACGGCCCACGTCCTCGACCCCGGTGACGCCGCCCACTTCGACTCGCTGACCCCGCACCGCATCGCCGCCGCCACCCGGGGCGGCACGGAGCTGCTGTTCGTCCACACGCTGCTGCAGAGCGGCGCGGCCGAGCTGTGCCTCGGCGACACCGCTCCGCGCCGCGGCCTGTGA
- a CDS encoding ribonuclease domain-containing protein codes for MTNPPRITRFGAVGALAAALLVGGPAIAATPATTAAAPVAHTATVRPAAHINAVGDICYSKLPSQAHDTLGLIAKGGPFPYPKDGTVFSNREGILPKQQSGYYHEYTVKTPGSPDRGARRIVTGEKKNEDYYTADHYKSFDLVDRSC; via the coding sequence ATGACGAACCCCCCACGCATCACCCGGTTCGGCGCCGTCGGCGCCCTCGCTGCGGCCCTCCTCGTCGGCGGGCCCGCCATCGCAGCCACACCCGCCACGACGGCCGCCGCCCCCGTGGCGCACACGGCCACCGTCCGTCCGGCCGCGCACATCAACGCGGTCGGCGACATCTGCTACTCGAAGCTTCCCTCGCAGGCCCACGACACGCTGGGCCTGATCGCCAAGGGCGGCCCCTTCCCGTACCCGAAGGACGGCACGGTCTTCAGCAACCGGGAGGGCATCCTCCCCAAGCAGCAGAGCGGCTACTACCACGAGTACACCGTGAAGACGCCGGGCTCCCCGGACCGCGGAGCCCGGCGCATCGTGACCGGTGAGAAGAAGAACGAGGACTACTACACCGCCGACCACTACAAGTCGTTCGACCTGGTCGACCGGAGCTGCTGA
- a CDS encoding carbohydrate ABC transporter permease has product MAPPRSFLWTRRIVLTLLALFALTPVYVMITSSLKNLQDVQGAFRWLPDGLTIRPYLDIWHTVPLARYFLNSLIVAGCATVCSVTVAVLAAYAVSRYSFRGRRFFTVTVLSTQMFPGILFLLPLFLIFVNIGNSTGVALYGSRGGLILTYLTFSLPFAVWMLVGYFDSIPRELDEAATVDGCGPLGALWRVVVPAAVPGIVAVSVYAFMTAWGEVLFASVMTDDTTRTLAVGLQGYASQTDVHWNQVMAASLVVSVPVVAGFLLLQRYLVAGLTAGAVK; this is encoded by the coding sequence ATGGCGCCCCCACGCTCCTTCCTGTGGACCCGCCGGATCGTGCTGACGCTGCTGGCGCTGTTCGCGCTCACACCCGTCTACGTGATGATCACCAGCTCGCTGAAGAACCTCCAGGACGTGCAGGGCGCCTTCCGGTGGCTGCCCGACGGGCTCACGATCCGCCCGTACCTCGACATCTGGCACACCGTCCCACTGGCCCGCTACTTCCTGAACTCGCTGATCGTGGCGGGCTGCGCGACCGTCTGCTCGGTGACCGTCGCCGTCCTCGCCGCGTACGCGGTCAGCCGCTACAGCTTCCGCGGGCGGCGGTTCTTCACCGTCACCGTGCTCTCCACCCAGATGTTCCCCGGCATCCTCTTCCTGCTCCCACTCTTCCTGATCTTCGTCAACATCGGGAACAGCACGGGCGTCGCGCTGTACGGCTCGCGCGGCGGCCTGATCCTGACCTACCTGACGTTCTCCCTGCCCTTCGCCGTCTGGATGCTGGTCGGCTACTTCGACTCCATCCCGCGCGAGCTGGACGAGGCCGCGACGGTGGACGGCTGCGGACCGCTCGGCGCGCTGTGGCGCGTCGTCGTCCCGGCCGCCGTCCCCGGCATCGTCGCGGTGTCGGTGTACGCGTTCATGACCGCCTGGGGCGAGGTGCTGTTCGCCTCGGTCATGACCGACGACACCACCCGCACCCTCGCCGTCGGCCTCCAGGGCTACGCCTCGCAGACCGACGTCCACTGGAACCAGGTCATGGCCGCCTCGCTGGTGGTCAGCGTCCCGGTCGTCGCCGGATTCCTGCTGCTCCAGCGCTATCTGGTCGCCGGACTCACCGCCGGAGCGGTCAAATGA
- a CDS encoding DUF6126 family protein, with amino-acid sequence MSDDPTPQAAPETAPAPARKYVENKPPRGVYVRVFIYVVATHVLLAFMSIIFIIAKNR; translated from the coding sequence ATGTCCGACGACCCGACCCCTCAGGCCGCCCCCGAAACCGCCCCCGCGCCCGCGCGCAAGTATGTGGAGAACAAGCCGCCGCGCGGCGTCTACGTGCGCGTCTTCATCTACGTCGTGGCCACCCACGTCCTGCTGGCCTTCATGAGCATCATCTTCATCATCGCGAAGAACCGCTGA
- a CDS encoding carbohydrate ABC transporter permease, giving the protein MTARLRRIGLPYLLLLPALALELLIHLVPMAVGVAMSFKELTQFFIRDWNAAPWSGLANFRIAVDLDAPVGQALLRSFGVTCAFTVLAVGLSWLLGTVAAILMQDRFRGRGLLRTAFLVPYALPVYAAVITWSFMFQRDNGMVNHLLHDQLGLTADPPFWLIGDHSFAALVTVTVWRTFPFAFLILTAALQNVPRELYEAAAMDGAGIRQQIRRITLPSLRPVNQVLVLVLFLWTFNDFNTPYVLFGRSVPEAADLISVHIYQASFVTWNFGAGSAMSVLLLLFLLVVTAAYLLVTSRRERGPRKARGPRGRRPARV; this is encoded by the coding sequence ATGACGGCCCGGCTCCGCCGCATCGGCCTGCCCTACCTCCTGCTGCTGCCGGCCCTCGCGCTCGAACTCCTCATCCATCTCGTACCGATGGCCGTCGGCGTCGCGATGAGCTTCAAGGAACTGACCCAGTTCTTCATCCGCGACTGGAACGCCGCGCCCTGGTCCGGTCTCGCCAACTTCCGGATCGCCGTGGACCTGGACGCCCCCGTGGGCCAGGCGCTGCTGCGTTCCTTCGGCGTCACCTGCGCCTTCACGGTGCTGGCCGTCGGGCTCTCGTGGCTGCTGGGGACCGTCGCCGCGATCCTGATGCAGGACCGGTTCCGCGGCCGCGGCCTGCTGCGGACGGCGTTCCTCGTGCCGTACGCGCTGCCGGTCTACGCCGCCGTCATCACCTGGTCGTTCATGTTCCAGCGCGACAACGGCATGGTGAACCACCTCCTGCACGACCAGTTGGGCCTCACCGCGGACCCGCCGTTCTGGCTGATCGGCGACCACAGCTTCGCCGCGCTGGTGACCGTCACGGTCTGGCGCACCTTCCCGTTCGCGTTCCTGATCCTGACGGCCGCGCTGCAGAACGTGCCGCGCGAGCTGTACGAGGCCGCCGCCATGGACGGCGCGGGCATCCGGCAGCAGATCCGCCGGATCACGCTGCCGTCGCTGCGTCCCGTCAACCAGGTGCTCGTACTGGTGCTGTTCCTGTGGACGTTCAACGACTTCAACACGCCGTACGTGCTGTTCGGCAGGTCCGTGCCGGAAGCGGCCGACCTGATCTCGGTCCACATCTACCAGGCGTCCTTCGTCACCTGGAACTTCGGCGCCGGTTCGGCGATGTCGGTGCTCCTGCTGCTGTTCCTGCTCGTCGTGACCGCCGCGTACCTGCTGGTCACCAGCCGAAGAGAGCGGGGGCCACGAAAAGCCCGGGGCCCCCGAGGAAGGCGGCCCGCCCGTGTCTAG